A genomic region of Candidatus Methylomirabilota bacterium contains the following coding sequences:
- a CDS encoding ABC transporter ATP-binding protein, with amino-acid sequence MAVPVIDVQDLRTHLVTRWGTVKAVDGVSFSVAEGETLGLVGESGSGKSMTCLSLIRLTPRPASRIVSGRIRLDGDELTSKSEAEMQKIRGRKIAMILQDPMSSLNPVYSVGMQVREPVSLYHGLRGKSLTARAAALLAAVRIPAPETRLRAFPFQMSGGMRQRVVGAMAIAAPPRLLIADEPTTSLDLTIQAQYLGLLEELQHRHRLAMIFITHNLGIVSKICDRVAVMYAGRIVEMGPVRQIFKTPAHPYTRALLDSIPRLGARRERLTAIDGQPPDLARLSGGCAFAPRCPKVMDRCRVEAPPAFPVAPGQTSACWLDAPA; translated from the coding sequence GTGGCCGTTCCCGTGATCGACGTGCAGGACCTCCGCACGCATCTGGTCACCCGCTGGGGCACGGTGAAGGCCGTGGACGGGGTGTCCTTCAGCGTCGCCGAGGGCGAGACGCTGGGCCTCGTCGGCGAGTCCGGCTCGGGCAAGAGCATGACCTGCCTCAGTCTGATCCGGCTGACCCCCCGCCCCGCCTCGCGCATCGTCAGCGGGCGCATCCGCCTCGACGGGGACGAGCTGACGAGCAAGAGCGAGGCGGAGATGCAGAAGATCCGCGGCCGGAAGATCGCCATGATCCTCCAGGATCCCATGAGCTCGCTGAACCCCGTGTACTCCGTGGGCATGCAGGTGCGCGAGCCGGTGTCCCTCTATCACGGCCTGCGCGGGAAGAGCCTCACCGCGCGCGCCGCCGCGCTGCTGGCCGCCGTGCGGATCCCCGCTCCCGAGACGCGCCTGCGCGCGTTCCCCTTTCAGATGTCGGGCGGCATGCGGCAGCGCGTGGTGGGCGCCATGGCCATCGCGGCCCCGCCGCGGCTCCTCATCGCCGACGAGCCCACGACGAGCCTCGACCTCACCATCCAGGCCCAGTATCTCGGCCTGCTGGAAGAGCTCCAGCACCGGCACCGGCTTGCCATGATCTTCATCACCCACAATCTCGGCATCGTGTCGAAGATCTGCGACCGCGTGGCCGTGATGTACGCGGGCCGCATCGTGGAGATGGGGCCGGTGCGCCAGATCTTCAAGACACCCGCGCATCCCTACACGCGCGCGCTGCTGGATTCCATCCCGCGCCTCGGGGCGCGCCGGGAGCGGCTCACCGCCATCGACGGCCAGCCGCCGGACCTCGCTCGCCTTTCCGGCGGGTGCGCCTTCGCGCCGCGCTGCCCGAAGGTGATGGACCGCTGCCGCGTGGAAGCGCCGCCCGCCTTCCCGGTGGCGCCGGGTCAGACCAGCGCCTGCTGGCTCGACGCGCCCGCATGA
- a CDS encoding thiamine pyrophosphate-binding protein translates to MPSVADLLIAGLRQAGVPRLFGVPGGGSNLELLEAARVQGLPFVLAHQEWAACIMAAVTGELTGVPGAALSTLGPGVTASATGLAYARLDRAPLIYFSDRHPEAALAFTTHQTVNHPAHLAALVKGSETVSRDSASHWIAHAVQLALREPRGPVHLDLPADVAGREALPVAARVTPPPPARPSDAALERAAALLRAARRPVVLAGLGCRSADTKWLRAFCEALPAPVLTTYKGKGALPDPHPLAMGVVTGGALEEPFVRQADLIIAFGLDPVELIPRAWPYQAPVLNLTRCPSDAPGLAAPGGGAYFRPAAEVVGELGAILEELAPRLASASAADWDVAAVDRWRRERRAALEIPVPGLAPHRVAQLARELLAAGAIATVDAGAHMFPVTAYWDAIELGECLISNGLATMGFALPAAIAAQLHHPDRRVVCFTGDGGLMMVAAELETVARLQLPILIVVFDDQALSLIEVKQEQRGIAGASMRYQGPEFPALARAFGLRTWIAEDEASFANALVAAQASGGPALIDARIDASGYRRTLEVVRGAPAR, encoded by the coding sequence ATGCCTTCGGTGGCCGATCTCCTCATCGCGGGGCTCCGCCAGGCTGGCGTGCCTCGCCTCTTCGGGGTGCCGGGAGGCGGCTCCAACCTCGAGCTACTGGAGGCGGCGCGCGTGCAGGGCCTGCCGTTCGTGCTTGCCCACCAGGAATGGGCGGCCTGCATCATGGCCGCGGTGACCGGGGAATTGACTGGCGTGCCCGGCGCGGCCCTCTCGACCCTGGGCCCGGGCGTCACCGCCAGCGCCACGGGCCTCGCCTACGCGCGGCTCGACCGCGCGCCCCTCATCTACTTCAGCGACCGCCACCCCGAGGCCGCGCTCGCGTTCACGACCCACCAGACGGTGAATCACCCCGCGCACCTGGCTGCGCTCGTGAAGGGCTCGGAGACCGTCTCACGGGACTCCGCGAGCCACTGGATCGCGCACGCCGTGCAGCTAGCCCTCCGCGAGCCGCGCGGGCCCGTGCACCTGGACTTGCCCGCGGACGTGGCCGGGCGCGAGGCGCTGCCGGTGGCCGCGCGCGTGACGCCGCCGCCACCCGCGCGCCCCTCGGACGCCGCGCTCGAGCGCGCGGCCGCGCTTCTCCGCGCCGCGCGGCGCCCCGTGGTCCTCGCCGGGCTCGGTTGCCGGTCCGCCGACACCAAGTGGCTGCGCGCGTTCTGCGAGGCCCTGCCCGCGCCGGTCCTCACCACCTACAAGGGCAAGGGGGCGCTGCCCGATCCCCACCCGCTCGCCATGGGCGTGGTCACCGGCGGCGCCCTCGAGGAGCCGTTCGTCCGCCAGGCCGACCTCATCATCGCCTTCGGCCTGGATCCGGTGGAGCTGATCCCGCGCGCGTGGCCGTATCAGGCCCCCGTGCTGAACCTCACGCGCTGCCCGTCCGACGCGCCCGGACTGGCCGCGCCCGGCGGCGGCGCGTATTTCCGGCCGGCGGCCGAGGTGGTGGGCGAGCTGGGCGCGATCCTGGAGGAGCTGGCGCCGCGCCTGGCCTCCGCGAGCGCTGCGGACTGGGACGTCGCCGCGGTGGACCGCTGGCGGCGCGAGCGCCGCGCCGCGCTGGAGATTCCGGTGCCGGGGCTGGCGCCGCACCGCGTGGCGCAGCTCGCGCGCGAGCTCCTCGCCGCCGGCGCCATCGCGACGGTGGACGCGGGGGCCCACATGTTCCCGGTCACCGCGTACTGGGATGCCATCGAGCTCGGCGAATGCCTGATCTCGAACGGCCTGGCCACCATGGGCTTCGCGCTGCCCGCGGCCATCGCCGCTCAGCTCCACCACCCGGACCGCCGCGTCGTGTGCTTCACGGGCGACGGCGGCCTCATGATGGTGGCTGCCGAGCTCGAGACGGTGGCGCGGCTCCAGCTGCCCATCCTCATCGTGGTGTTCGACGACCAGGCGCTGTCCCTGATCGAGGTCAAGCAGGAGCAGCGCGGGATCGCGGGCGCGTCGATGCGCTACCAGGGGCCCGAGTTTCCGGCGCTGGCGCGCGCCTTTGGCCTCCGCACGTGGATCGCGGAGGACGAGGCGTCCTTCGCCAATGCCCTCGTGGCCGCCCAGGCCTCCGGGGGCCCCGCCCTCATCGACGCCCGCATCGACGCTTCCGGCTACCGGCGCACCCTCGAGGTCGTCCGGGGCGCGCCCGCGCGCTGA
- a CDS encoding oligopeptide/dipeptide ABC transporter ATP-binding protein codes for MSATAATAPLLEAADLTKHFTVRRGALGWSTGIVRAVDSVSFRIAAGTTLGLVGESGCGKTTTSKLVLGLEQPTAGAIRFEGVEVGGLDRSGRRHYRKSVQAVFQDPYASLDPRMRVGSIIAEPLVINERAGADARRRRVLELLDLVGLPARAAELFPHEFSGGQRQRIAVARALALSPRLVVLDEPVSALDVSIRAQILNLLRDLQRRLGVAYLFIAHDLAAVAHMSHTIAVMYLGQIVEWGDADAVALRPKHPYTQALFAAALPIDVDDAPEAPTLTGEVPSPLAPPGGCRFHPRCPHAMPRCATEPPAPREAEGRLVACHLYE; via the coding sequence ATGAGCGCGACGGCGGCGACGGCGCCGCTCCTCGAGGCCGCCGACCTCACCAAGCACTTCACGGTGCGCCGGGGCGCCCTGGGCTGGAGCACCGGCATCGTGCGCGCGGTGGACAGCGTGTCCTTCCGGATCGCGGCGGGCACCACGCTGGGCCTCGTGGGCGAGTCGGGCTGCGGGAAAACGACCACGTCCAAGCTCGTGCTGGGGCTCGAGCAGCCCACCGCGGGGGCCATACGCTTCGAGGGCGTCGAGGTCGGCGGCCTCGATCGATCTGGACGCCGGCACTACCGGAAGTCGGTGCAGGCGGTCTTCCAGGACCCCTACGCCTCGCTCGATCCGCGCATGCGCGTGGGGTCGATCATCGCCGAGCCGCTGGTGATCAACGAGCGCGCGGGGGCCGACGCGCGCCGGCGTCGGGTGCTGGAGCTGCTCGACCTGGTGGGCCTGCCCGCGCGCGCGGCCGAGCTCTTCCCCCACGAGTTCTCGGGCGGGCAGCGCCAGCGCATCGCCGTCGCCCGCGCACTGGCACTGTCACCCCGATTGGTCGTTCTGGACGAGCCGGTGTCCGCCCTCGACGTGTCCATCCGCGCGCAGATCCTGAACCTCCTGCGCGATCTCCAGCGGCGGCTGGGCGTGGCGTATCTCTTCATCGCCCACGACCTCGCCGCGGTGGCCCACATGAGCCACACCATCGCGGTGATGTACCTCGGGCAGATCGTGGAGTGGGGCGACGCCGACGCGGTGGCGCTCCGGCCCAAGCATCCCTACACGCAGGCGCTCTTCGCGGCGGCCTTGCCCATCGACGTGGACGACGCGCCCGAGGCCCCCACCCTGACCGGCGAGGTACCGAGCCCGCTGGCCCCGCCGGGCGGCTGCCGCTTCCACCCGCGCTGCCCCCACGCCATGCCCCGGTGCGCGACGGAGCCGCCGGCCCCGCGCGAGGCGGAGGGGCGCCTGGTGGCCTGCCACCTCTACGAGTGA
- a CDS encoding gamma-glutamylcyclotransferase family protein — MTETPYLFTYGTLMRGLPLHGLIAGGATFVGEGVILARLIDLGRYPGAIPDGAARLRGEVFHLDAAALWTALDSAEGPQYHRSRVTVEMTSKPVEAYVYWYHGPLDRGVPVPGGDWRAHAPARSIHRRPIA, encoded by the coding sequence GTGACCGAGACCCCGTATCTCTTCACCTACGGGACGCTCATGCGCGGGCTCCCGCTCCATGGGCTGATCGCCGGCGGCGCGACCTTCGTCGGGGAGGGCGTGATCCTTGCGCGCCTGATCGACCTCGGGCGTTATCCCGGCGCGATTCCCGATGGCGCCGCGCGGCTGCGCGGCGAGGTGTTCCACCTCGACGCCGCCGCGCTCTGGACGGCGCTGGACTCCGCCGAGGGACCCCAGTATCATCGCAGTCGCGTGACCGTCGAGATGACTAGCAAGCCAGTCGAGGCGTACGTCTACTGGTATCATGGACCGCTCGACCGCGGCGTGCCCGTTCCCGGCGGCGACTGGCGGGCGCACGCGCCCGCGCGCTCCATTCACCGCAGGCCGATAGCTTAG
- a CDS encoding lmo0937 family membrane protein, with the protein MLETVAVVLLLLWALGLVTSYTLSGFIHILLVAAVIIVLVRVIQGRRPV; encoded by the coding sequence ATGCTCGAGACCGTTGCCGTCGTGCTGCTGCTGCTCTGGGCGCTGGGGTTGGTGACGTCCTACACCTTGAGTGGGTTCATTCACATCCTGCTCGTGGCCGCGGTGATCATCGTCCTCGTGCGGGTGATCCAGGGCCGCCGACCAGTATGA
- a CDS encoding Fe-Mn family superoxide dismutase, which yields MTFQVRNALKPSGLKGISDEQIAQHWTLYEGYVKNSNEVLAEVASMERGSRDWAELKRRAAYEVDGMVLHERYFENLKAGTKIHPRGRLAQALGAGWKSVEDWQKDFAATGMIRGVGWAILYQDVSTGQLLNWWVGDHEIGHPAGWTPVLVMDVWEHAFMVDHGAGGRKEYVEAFLENVNWDIVERRFEERRAQAA from the coding sequence ATGACGTTCCAGGTACGCAACGCCCTCAAGCCCAGCGGGCTCAAGGGTATCTCCGACGAGCAGATCGCCCAGCACTGGACGCTCTACGAGGGCTACGTCAAGAACAGCAACGAGGTGCTCGCCGAAGTTGCCAGCATGGAGCGCGGCTCGCGCGACTGGGCCGAGCTCAAGCGCCGGGCCGCCTACGAGGTGGACGGGATGGTGCTCCACGAGCGCTATTTCGAGAATCTCAAGGCCGGCACCAAGATCCACCCGCGCGGCCGGCTGGCCCAGGCCCTCGGCGCCGGGTGGAAGAGCGTCGAGGACTGGCAGAAGGACTTCGCGGCCACCGGCATGATTCGCGGAGTCGGGTGGGCCATCCTCTACCAGGACGTCTCCACGGGTCAGCTTCTCAACTGGTGGGTCGGCGACCACGAGATCGGCCATCCGGCCGGCTGGACGCCCGTGCTCGTGATGGACGTCTGGGAGCACGCCTTCATGGTCGATCACGGCGCCGGCGGCCGGAAGGAGTACGTCGAGGCGTTCCTGGAGAACGTGAACTGGGACATCGTCGAGCGGCGCTTCGAGGAGCGCCGCGCGCAGGCTGCCTAG
- a CDS encoding LysE family transporter, whose product MLAYFLRGLVIGFSIAAPVGPIGLLCIRRTLADGRAVGFVSGLGAATADAAYGAVAGFGLTALSGFLVRWQTPMRLIGGVFLCYLGVRTFLARPASRSAERESRGLIGAYLSTLGLTLTNPSTILSFVAIFAGLGLGTTGAAGGGDYAGASMLVGGVFVGSAAWWLILSGITGAVRGRFSPAGMRWVNRLSGAILTAFGLAALFALG is encoded by the coding sequence GTGCTCGCCTACTTCCTTCGCGGGCTCGTCATCGGGTTCTCGATCGCGGCCCCGGTGGGGCCGATCGGCCTCCTCTGCATCCGTCGCACGCTCGCCGACGGACGCGCTGTGGGCTTCGTCTCCGGGCTCGGCGCCGCCACCGCGGACGCCGCGTACGGCGCGGTGGCGGGCTTCGGGCTCACCGCGCTCTCCGGCTTCCTCGTGCGCTGGCAAACCCCAATGCGGCTCATCGGCGGTGTGTTCCTCTGCTACCTCGGCGTGCGGACGTTCCTCGCCCGGCCCGCCTCCCGTAGCGCCGAGCGGGAGAGCCGGGGGCTCATCGGCGCCTACCTCTCGACGCTCGGCCTCACGTTGACGAACCCCTCGACGATCCTGTCCTTCGTGGCGATCTTCGCCGGGCTCGGCCTCGGAACGACCGGCGCGGCCGGGGGCGGGGACTATGCGGGCGCGAGCATGCTCGTGGGCGGGGTGTTTGTCGGCTCGGCGGCGTGGTGGCTGATCTTGAGTGGAATTACCGGCGCTGTCCGCGGGCGGTTCTCGCCCGCGGGCATGCGCTGGGTGAACCGGCTCTCCGGCGCCATCCTGACCGCGTTCGGTCTGGCGGCGCTGTTCGCGCTCGGCTAG
- a CDS encoding aspartate aminotransferase family protein, with amino-acid sequence MALEAAQLIKDDQDHLIHPLHHPSEHLEPMVYVRGRGAVVTDIQGRDYIDGLAGLWNVNVGHGREELAKAAAAQIGELAYYSCYTGSSNVPAIQLADKLIELGPKNMQAVFFTSGGAESNESAFKTARFYWKAKGKPDKVKIISRINAYHGVTLQAMSATGMAPYWKMFEPRVPGMVHIPTCYPYRQDGAKPGETAGQTAARLLEEAILREGPDTVAAFIAEPIHGGGGVIYPTDDYFPLVRQVCDRHQVLFIADEVITGFCRTGRWFAMEHWKVQPDIMSFAKGVSSGYLPLGGIMVSKAIKEAMDSVKLEDRWMHAYTYSGHPTCCAVGIANLAIMERERLWERAAVMGERLHKGLHAAFDGHPNLGDIRSGKGLLAAVELVEDQATKKMFDPEKKVGPRLMQEMTKRGLVTRARMESIFFSPPLVISEEQLDRMISITRDAVKAVTGK; translated from the coding sequence ATGGCGCTCGAAGCCGCGCAGCTGATCAAGGACGATCAGGATCACCTCATCCATCCGCTGCATCACCCGAGCGAGCATCTGGAGCCGATGGTCTACGTGCGCGGCCGCGGGGCCGTCGTCACGGACATCCAGGGCCGCGACTACATCGACGGCCTCGCGGGCCTGTGGAACGTCAACGTCGGACACGGCCGCGAGGAGCTCGCCAAGGCGGCGGCCGCCCAGATCGGTGAGCTCGCCTACTATTCCTGCTACACCGGCTCCAGCAACGTCCCCGCCATTCAGCTCGCCGACAAGCTCATCGAGCTGGGACCGAAGAACATGCAGGCGGTGTTCTTCACCTCGGGCGGCGCCGAGTCGAACGAGTCGGCCTTCAAGACCGCGCGCTTCTACTGGAAGGCCAAGGGTAAGCCCGACAAGGTCAAGATCATCTCGCGGATCAACGCCTATCACGGGGTGACGCTGCAGGCGATGAGCGCCACCGGTATGGCGCCCTACTGGAAGATGTTCGAGCCGCGCGTGCCGGGGATGGTCCACATCCCCACCTGCTACCCCTATCGCCAGGACGGCGCCAAGCCGGGCGAGACCGCCGGCCAGACCGCGGCGCGGCTCCTGGAGGAGGCCATTCTCCGCGAGGGCCCGGACACCGTCGCCGCGTTCATCGCCGAGCCCATCCACGGCGGCGGCGGCGTGATCTATCCCACCGATGACTACTTCCCGCTGGTCCGCCAGGTGTGCGACCGCCACCAGGTACTGTTCATCGCCGACGAGGTGATCACCGGGTTCTGCCGCACCGGCCGGTGGTTCGCGATGGAGCACTGGAAGGTGCAGCCGGACATCATGTCGTTCGCGAAGGGCGTGTCGTCCGGGTATCTCCCGCTCGGCGGCATCATGGTATCCAAGGCGATCAAGGAGGCCATGGACTCGGTGAAGCTCGAGGACCGGTGGATGCACGCCTACACCTATTCGGGGCATCCCACCTGCTGCGCGGTGGGCATCGCGAACCTCGCCATCATGGAGCGCGAGCGCCTGTGGGAACGCGCGGCGGTCATGGGCGAGCGCCTGCACAAGGGCCTGCACGCCGCCTTCGACGGGCATCCGAACCTGGGTGACATCCGCTCCGGCAAGGGTCTCCTCGCGGCCGTCGAGCTCGTCGAGGACCAGGCCACGAAGAAGATGTTCGACCCGGAGAAGAAGGTCGGGCCGCGCCTCATGCAGGAGATGACCAAGCGAGGCCTCGTCACCCGGGCGCGCATGGAGAGCATCTTCTTCTCGCCGCCGCTGGTGATCTCCGAGGAGCAGCTCGACCGCATGATCTCGATCACCCGCGACGCCGTGAAGGCGGTCACGGGCAAGTGA
- a CDS encoding ABC transporter permease, whose product MPAEPVTPDALPLPDVQVSAAREARGRRLPYFSLGIITLFVLVAILAPLLSPADPADQSLRNHFKPPAWMEGGTAKHLLGTDRLGRDMLSRIIWGSRVSLAAGVITVLIATAFGAAMGLVAGYYGGRVDAVLMRVTDATMSFPVILLALILAVTVGPSFTNVVVAIAVILWARFARVIRGQVLTLMGLDFIAQARIAGAGAWRIITRHLFPNTLNTLVVLLTLQIGYVIIVEASLSFLGAGIPPPTPAWGSMIAEGREFVTSAWWVSGLPGLAILLVVLAFNLLGDWLRDTLDPKLRQL is encoded by the coding sequence ATGCCCGCTGAGCCGGTGACCCCTGACGCGCTGCCCCTGCCCGACGTTCAGGTGTCGGCGGCGCGCGAGGCCCGCGGCCGCCGCCTGCCGTACTTCTCGCTCGGCATCATCACGCTCTTCGTCCTCGTCGCCATCCTGGCGCCCTTGCTGAGCCCGGCGGACCCCGCCGATCAGTCGCTGCGCAACCACTTCAAGCCGCCGGCGTGGATGGAGGGTGGCACCGCGAAGCACCTCCTCGGCACCGACCGCCTCGGCCGCGACATGCTCTCGCGCATCATCTGGGGCTCGCGGGTGTCGCTCGCCGCCGGCGTCATCACCGTGCTGATCGCCACCGCCTTCGGGGCTGCCATGGGGCTCGTGGCGGGTTACTACGGCGGCCGGGTGGACGCGGTGCTGATGCGCGTCACTGACGCGACCATGTCGTTCCCCGTCATCCTGCTCGCCTTGATCCTCGCAGTGACGGTGGGTCCGAGCTTCACCAACGTGGTGGTGGCCATCGCGGTGATCCTCTGGGCCCGCTTCGCGCGGGTCATCCGCGGCCAGGTCCTCACCCTCATGGGCCTGGACTTCATCGCGCAGGCGCGTATTGCGGGCGCAGGCGCCTGGCGCATCATCACGCGACACCTCTTCCCCAACACGCTCAACACCCTCGTGGTGCTGCTGACCCTCCAGATCGGCTACGTCATCATCGTGGAGGCGTCCCTGTCCTTCCTCGGCGCGGGCATTCCGCCGCCCACGCCGGCGTGGGGCTCGATGATCGCGGAGGGGCGCGAGTTCGTCACCAGCGCGTGGTGGGTCTCTGGTCTCCCCGGGCTGGCCATCCTGTTGGTAGTCCTGGCGTTCAATCTCCTCGGCGACTGGCTCCGGGACACCCTGGATCCCAAGCTTCGCCAGCTCTGA
- a CDS encoding dihydrodipicolinate synthase family protein: MAPSAERAFSGVIPAMAVPFRDDWKLDEDGLARFARWLVGCPGVTAVMTNGHTGEVGSLLPEERAEVTHVVADAVKGRARVISAVCSEGTFEAIAHAKAAAHAGADTLDVMPCHMWLRFGVKDDAVYEYFKAIGAESGLDLIVHVYPANTKASYSTRLMTRLASLPQVKGFKMGERDLGKYERDIRALRAETPHVLLLNCMDEYLFPTFVHGLDGTLVGCASLIPELTYELMSAMQADDLPRARRANDRIWPVKEAVYGAGEPSGDAHARMKEGMAMRGLFRSALVRPPVLKPSPEEIATMRAALEASGVPRVSL, encoded by the coding sequence ATGGCCCCCAGCGCGGAGCGGGCGTTCTCCGGCGTCATCCCGGCGATGGCGGTGCCGTTCCGGGACGACTGGAAGCTGGACGAGGACGGGCTCGCCCGCTTCGCGCGGTGGCTTGTGGGTTGTCCGGGCGTCACTGCCGTCATGACCAACGGCCACACCGGCGAGGTGGGCTCGCTCCTCCCCGAGGAGCGCGCGGAGGTGACCCATGTCGTCGCCGACGCGGTGAAGGGTCGGGCTCGCGTAATCTCGGCGGTGTGCTCCGAGGGCACCTTCGAGGCCATCGCGCACGCCAAGGCGGCCGCGCACGCGGGCGCGGACACCCTCGACGTGATGCCGTGCCACATGTGGCTCCGCTTCGGCGTGAAGGACGACGCGGTCTACGAGTACTTCAAGGCCATCGGCGCGGAGAGTGGCCTGGACCTCATCGTCCACGTCTATCCCGCCAACACGAAGGCCTCCTATTCCACACGGTTGATGACGCGCCTGGCGAGCCTTCCTCAGGTGAAGGGCTTCAAGATGGGTGAGCGCGACCTCGGCAAGTACGAGCGCGACATCCGCGCCCTGCGCGCGGAGACGCCCCACGTCTTGCTGCTGAACTGCATGGACGAGTACCTCTTTCCGACGTTCGTGCACGGCCTCGACGGCACCCTGGTGGGCTGCGCGAGCCTCATTCCCGAGCTGACCTACGAGCTCATGTCCGCCATGCAGGCAGACGATCTCCCCCGCGCCCGCCGCGCCAACGACCGCATCTGGCCGGTGAAGGAGGCGGTGTACGGCGCCGGGGAGCCCTCGGGGGATGCGCATGCCCGCATGAAGGAGGGCATGGCCATGCGCGGGCTCTTCCGGAGCGCGCTGGTGCGCCCGCCCGTGCTGAAGCCCTCGCCGGAGGAGATCGCGACCATGCGCGCGGCCCTCGAGGCGAGCGGCGTGCCGCGCGTCAGCCTCTAG